In Tachypleus tridentatus isolate NWPU-2018 chromosome 7, ASM421037v1, whole genome shotgun sequence, a genomic segment contains:
- the LOC143257660 gene encoding scoloptoxin SSD14-like — MRSLGGLPVAVPGELKVCWLAHQKYGKLNWSDLIQPSAKIRGVITMEDLKSYRAYAKDAVAVPLRGGKTLYTVPLPGYGVLVGFILNVLSGCNFTSKDVADVKSGVLAYHKVMEAFKYAYAKRAFLGNKDFVTVTKVEPDIRYLIFL, encoded by the exons ATGAGATCATTAGGTGGCTTACCAGTGGCTGTTCCAGGAGAACTGAAAGTTTGTTGGCTGGCACATCAGAAGTACGGGAAGCTGAATTGGTCAGATCTTATACAACCATCTGCGAAAATCA GAGGAGTCATCACCATGGAAGACTTGAAAAGCTACAGAGCGTATGCCAAAGATGCAGTTGCAGTTCCATTGAGAGGTGGAAAGACATTATACACAGTTCCCCTACCAGGATATGGAGTATTGGTGGggtttattctaaatgttttatctGGCTGCAACTTTACTTCCAAAGATGTAGCAGATGTGAAGAGTGGTGTTCTTGCATACCATAAGGTGATGGAAGCTTTTAAATATGCATATGCGAAAAGGGCTTTTCTAGGAAATAAAGATTTTGTCACTGTCACAAAAGTAGAACCAGATATtcgatatttgatttttttatga